Within Winogradskyella helgolandensis, the genomic segment ATTCCATTCAAAAACTAGCGAATTCAAAGTGCCTTACAACGCAATCAAATTCACTGAAAAACAACTAAATATCTATTGTAAATTTATATGACAAACAACGAGAGTCATGAAAACTTTACACATAAAAACAAGCTCTAAACATCTGTTTAAGATCCTATTGGTTTTTAGTTTACTCATTACCATTCCACAATTTTCTAACGGACAAATTTTAAAACGACTTAAAAAGAAAGCCGAAGATAAAATAGAACGCGAAGCTGAAAAGAGAGCCGAAAAACGTATCAATACTAAAATTGATAACGAATATGACAAAGCCGAAGATGCTATAGATGGCAAAGACAAAAAGAAAACAGATAGTGCTTCAGAAGAAACAAAGTCTAAAAAAACTGACTCTAATCAAAACAAAAAAACTAGTGCAGAAACAAAAAATGAAAAACCAAATGTGGCTTGGAGTAAGTTTGATTTTATACCTGGAGATACTGTGATTTTTGAGGATGGCCCAAGTATAAATGAAGAAAACGGTGAGTTTCCGAGTCGCTGGGATTTAATTGAAGGAGGGACTGAAGTTGCTGAATTTAATGGAACACCAGTTATAATGTTTCTAGACGATGGTGCTGAAATAATTCCGTATTTAAAAAATTCAAGCGAAGATTATTTACCCGAAGTTTTTACAATAGAAATGGATGTATGGTTTGGTGAAGAACAAGCTTTTAAGAGATATTGGATCGAGTTTTTTGATAAAAAAAATCAAAGACGTGGTGAAACTACCGATTTAGAATTATACCCAAATGGATTAGAATATGGATCTTCAAATAAAAGATATCCAGGCAGAGAAAATGTAAACTGGGGAGTAATAGTTGAACCTGCTTGGAGACATATATCTATAGCATATACAAAAGGTAAATTTAAAGCTTATATGGATGATACTCGTTTGATTAACATTCCTCATCTCGAGGGAAATCCGACCGGAATCACAATTGAATCTGAGTCAGGCTCATATACATATATCAAAAACATTCGTATTGCTAAAGGTGGAGTTAAATACTATGACAGAGTTTTATCTGAAGGAAAAATCATAGTAAACGGTATAAAATTCGATGTAAATAAAGCCACCTTAAAAGCAGAAAGTATGGGTCCAATTAATACTATTTTCGACTTAATGCAAAAACAACCAGAACTAAACTTTAGTGTAGAAGGCCATACAGATAGTGACGGTGGAGACGAAGCCAACATGGAATTATCTAAAGAAAGGGGAAGAGCCGTAATGACTAAATTAATAGAAATGGGAATATCAGCAAACCGACTTAAATCTAATGGGTATGGAGAAAGCCTGCCTATTGATAACAATAGTTCACCAGAGGGAAAAGCCAACAACAGACGCGTAGAATTTGTGAAATTTTAAACTAATATAAAACCAAACTATCATGAAAAAAGTAAAGCTATTTTTCGCATCAGCAATTATAATATTGATTGCATTTACAACACAACAATTAGAAGCTCAAGACTCTAAAATTTTAGCAGGAGCTGGTATTGCCTATGCAACTGAAATAAATTCAGCAGCCATTTTTGCCAAAGGCGTTTATCAAATTAACGATGAATGGGAAGCTTCTCTAGGTATCAACTATTTCTTCCCAAAAGGAGAAGGAGCGTATGAAATAAAATGGTTAGGATTTGATTTAGATGCACATTATGTATTTTCAAAAACGGACAATCTTGATTTCTATGGCATTGCAGGATTAAATGTTATGCGTGTTAGCATACCAAGTTATGATATTGATTATGGTGATTATGATTTCCCTTATGATGATGAACCTACCACATCAACTAGCACAATAAGTAATACAGAGACCGGTATCAATTTAGGTGCAGGTGCACGATATAAACTATCTGATAATTTATACGGTTTAGGAGAAGCTAAATATGCTATAAATAATGGTGGATACTTACAAGTATGCGCAGGTGTTTTGTTTGGATTTTAAAAACAATATCGCTGAAACGAAAGTGAATTCAACTTCATTTTACAGACCTAAAAAATTAAGAAGATTAAATAATAATCACAAAACAAACAAATCATGAAAAAATCTATTGTAGTAATCGTCATTTTATTAAGTGCGTTAAGTCTAACGCTAAGCTCATGTAGTAGCGACGATGACTCAGACTCAAAACCAACACTAGCAACTGGAAGTTATGAAATTTATTTGGACGGAGTACTTTTCTTGGAAGGAACAAATGCAGATGTAGGTCTAATTAAAGACGACCAAGGCAACTACGTAAACACCGTTACTATTGGTACGGGAACTGAAACCGCGATTATAGTTTCTGGTTTTCCAACATCAATTAGTGGTGAATCCAATATGGATTCAGACGGAGACCCTGGAGTTAATATAATTGCAGGACAAAACCTTTATGATACAAGATCAGGAACGTTAACACGTACATCAGCCAGCAGAATATCATTTGACGGCACATGTACAGATTGGCCTAATTTACAATCTTATAGCATAACCGGTTTTGTAGAATCTACCGCTTGGGAAGTTATAGATTAATAAAACAAAAGCTCTTTTGGAAAAATATGACGTAACGCTTATTTATTAGAGCAATGCAAGAGTGCATACTTATAATTTTTGGGGCTATTAATCAATCCGTATGCGCTCTTGCTTTTTTAATCTAAATATTATTTTAGAATTTACTTATTACCTATTACAGCTTTATCATGAAAAAAATATATGTCATTATAACCACAATTTTGCTCGTCGTTGGGCCATCTAATGCTCAAAAAAAAGAACTTATAGGGAATTGGCTGGCAACACAAGTTGAAACCCAAGGTGCAATTGAAAATCCTTATCTCCTTTTTGATTATACAAAAGACGGAAAAATGATACTAATGGGAATGGAAATCGCCAGATGGCACTATAACAAAAAGACAAATGAAATTGTAATGACATCAGAATTTGATAAGGATTTTAATGGTAACGCAAAAATCTTAATTCTCACTAAAAACCAACTAATTGTTGAAAAAGATGGCACTAAAATAACCTACCAAAAACTGAATTTAGAAAAAGTTGCAATGGCCAATAAAAAGTCTGGGCTTATAGGTGAATGGGAATTTGAAAACAACGAAAATCCAGATATAACATCACGTATTACTTTTAAATCACCTGACGGTTATGTAATAATTCAGAAAAAAGAATATATGGAAACCAAGCTAAAAGGCACATGGATTTTTAACCCCAAAAAGATGACACTTATTATGATTGGCCTTAGGGATGAAACCTTACCAATTAGAGAAAGTAAGGTTATTCAATTAAATGAAAATAATTTTGAGTTAGAAAACTATAATAAAACATTTAAAGCCCATAAAATAGTAGAAATGACTACAAAAGAAGAAAGCACTGTGGAACGTGAACATCTCACATTCTATTACGAAGATTTCTTCACAGAAAATGGTGATGAGAAATACGCAGCAGATAAAGAAAAATTACCATGGAACAATTGGAAGATCATGAAAAAAGACCTACTAAATGTTCACCAACTAGTTTACAGTTACGAATTTAACAACGATGCTAATGCCGTATTTGAAACCGAAATATTAACAACAGATGTGATAGCAAATTTAGAATACGAAGGTTTCATTATTGAAAACATTTTTAGTAGCTATGACACATCAGGCAACCCAGAACCAGGGCCAAATACGGATGCAAACCACCCTTTGTATCCCTTACAAGAATATATGTATAGAATCGTAGGAAATGAGCAAATAACAACACCTGCTGGTACTTTTGATTGCACAATAAT encodes:
- a CDS encoding OmpA family protein → MKTLHIKTSSKHLFKILLVFSLLITIPQFSNGQILKRLKKKAEDKIEREAEKRAEKRINTKIDNEYDKAEDAIDGKDKKKTDSASEETKSKKTDSNQNKKTSAETKNEKPNVAWSKFDFIPGDTVIFEDGPSINEENGEFPSRWDLIEGGTEVAEFNGTPVIMFLDDGAEIIPYLKNSSEDYLPEVFTIEMDVWFGEEQAFKRYWIEFFDKKNQRRGETTDLELYPNGLEYGSSNKRYPGRENVNWGVIVEPAWRHISIAYTKGKFKAYMDDTRLINIPHLEGNPTGITIESESGSYTYIKNIRIAKGGVKYYDRVLSEGKIIVNGIKFDVNKATLKAESMGPINTIFDLMQKQPELNFSVEGHTDSDGGDEANMELSKERGRAVMTKLIEMGISANRLKSNGYGESLPIDNNSSPEGKANNRRVEFVKF
- a CDS encoding outer membrane beta-barrel protein, with amino-acid sequence MKKVKLFFASAIIILIAFTTQQLEAQDSKILAGAGIAYATEINSAAIFAKGVYQINDEWEASLGINYFFPKGEGAYEIKWLGFDLDAHYVFSKTDNLDFYGIAGLNVMRVSIPSYDIDYGDYDFPYDDEPTTSTSTISNTETGINLGAGARYKLSDNLYGLGEAKYAINNGGYLQVCAGVLFGF